In Coregonus clupeaformis isolate EN_2021a unplaced genomic scaffold, ASM2061545v1 scaf0185, whole genome shotgun sequence, the following are encoded in one genomic region:
- the LOC121581879 gene encoding uncharacterized protein LOC121581879 yields MKMTFIYRQAMVNDEAKSSDVFSVFPRFLDTPGLIEQDFRLLFGEATANKFLEKWPTTFKAKVIKESHGLVSTTELLDLMRNAESAAEVENGWDSDMSAILLLLHLLPPSAQGRKRPGKMSAYQAVDQLIRFQKVGTSVQQHLDNITQSSQPYLLAQGSTQSSIHSYFIVVDKHALPCKATGSVGAFDEVFKAHYVFGTSYSSSLSSFFTFVQTTIYNIDMGGNKGDS; encoded by the exons ATGAAAATGACCTTCATATATCGGCAAGCAATGGTCAACGATGAAGCCAAATCATCAGATGTCTTCTCGGTCTTCCCAAGATTTCTGGACACACCAGGACTG ATAGAACAAGATTTCAGACTTCTGTTTGGTGAGGCCACAGCCAACAAATTCTTGGAGAAGTGGCCAACCACTTTCAAAgcaaaagtaataaaggaaagccATGGACTTGTATCCACCACAGAACTCTTGGATTTGATGCGCAATGCTGAGTCAGCTGCTGAAGTTGAGAATG GCTGGGACAGTGACATGTCTGCCATCTTGCTGCTGCTACATTTGCTACCACCATCTGCACAAGGTAGAAAGAGGCCGGGAAAGATGTCTGCATATCAAGCTGTAGATCAGCTCATCAGATTTCAAAAG GTTGGAACCAGTGTGCAGCAGCATCTTGACAACATCACCCAAAGCAGTCAGCCCTACCTTCTCGCCCAGGGATCCACACAGAGCAGCATTCACTCCTACTTCATTGTGGTTGACAAGCATGCTCTTCCATGCAAGGCAACAGGTTCAGTAGGAGCTTTTGACGAAGTCTTTAAAGCCCATTACGTATTTGGTACGTCATACAGTTCTTCCTTGAGCAGCTTTTTCACTTTTGTGCAAACAACCATCTATAACATCGACATGGGGGGAAACAAAGGAGACTCCTAG